In Gadus chalcogrammus isolate NIFS_2021 chromosome 11, NIFS_Gcha_1.0, whole genome shotgun sequence, a single window of DNA contains:
- the pole gene encoding DNA polymerase epsilon catalytic subunit A has product MVYQNTGRYRADRGPGGGADQDHQQDDNSAAKRLERSQFTDEMDARFGFDRMKEPGEKTGWLLNMHPTEILDEDKRLVGAVDYYFIQEDGSRFKAALPFKPYFYIATKKNCEREVISYLSKKYQGRLSKLEVISKEDLDLPNHLVGLKRSYVKLSFSTMDDLTRVRREIAPAVRKNREREQSNDAYTTMLSSAMAGGSVTMEEEDGRYKKMSDQLDNVVDMREYDVPYHVRVSIDLKIHVAHWYNVRYRGTAYPPEIVRRDDLVERPDPVVLAFDIETTKLPLKFPDAETDQIMMISYMIDGQGFLITNREIVSEDIEDFEFTPKPEYEGPFTVFNEADEAALIQRFFDHVLETKPNIFVTYNGDFFDWPFVETRALQHGLTMYKEIGFQKDNQGEYKSSQAIHMDSFRWVKRDSYLPVGSHNLKAAAKAKLSYDPVELDPEEMCRMATEEPQTLATYSVSDAVATYYLYMKYVHPFIFALCTIIPMEPDEVLRKGSGTLCEALLMVQAFHANIVFPNKQEQVFNKLTADGHVLDSETYVGGHVEALESGVFRSDIPCRFKMNPAAFDFLYQRVEMTLRHAIEEEEKIPMDQVTNFEELCEEIKAKLVSLKEVPNRIECPLIYHLDVAAMYPNIILTNRLQPYAMVDEAICAACDFNKPGANCQKKMSWQWRGEIMPASRSEFHRIQQQLESEKFPPFFPNGPPRAFHSLNREDQAKHEKKRLADYCKKAYKKVHHTRLEEKVTTICQRENSFYVDTVRAFRDRRYEFKGLHKVWKKKLSSALDSGDAAEAKRCKNMEILYDSLQLAHKCILNSFYGYVMRKGARWYSMEMAGIVCFTGANIITQARELIEQIGRPLELDTDGIWCVLPNTFPENFVVKTSLEKKSKVTISYPGAMLNILVKEGFTNDQYQELVDPATLTYATRAENSIFFEVDGPYLAMILPASKEEGKKLKKRYAVFNEDGSLAELKGFEVKRRGELQLIKIFQSSVFESFLKGTTLDEVYASVAKVADYWLDVLYSKAANMPDAELFELISENRSMSRRLEDYGEQKSTSISTAKRLAEFLGDQMVKDAGLSCRYVISRKPEGAPVTERAIPMAIFQAEPSVKKHFLRKWLKTPALHDMDIRTILDWNYYIERLGSTIQKIITIPAALQQVKNPVPRVRHPDWLHKKLLEKNDIYKQKKISELFTSEGKRQVAHQPLQPGEAADLEDFGRPPRPLQPAVLISTKRRRASQGEESQGVSQDLELTQSWREILGAPPPQGTTQEERLVWLRYHKKKWELQLRQRKERRKRRRLGDGEAQPVGGGVIRDAPTTGLGGFLRRTARSILDMPWQIVQIAETAQPGLYRLWAVMGNDLHCMKLHIPRVFYVNQKVPKQEDGANYRKVNRMLPRSNIVYFLYEYSVPEDMYQEHINEINADLAAPDIEGVYETQVPLLFRALVQLGCVCMVNKQALRTLAGREADTFELENLEMRSLAQFSYLEPGSIRHIYLYHHSQGHKALFGVFIPSQRKASIFILDTVPV; this is encoded by the exons GGATGATAACTCGGCGGCCAAGCGGCTGGAGCGAAGTCAGTTCACCGACGAGATGGACGCCCGCTTCGGCTTCGACCGGATGAAGGAGCCGGGAGAGAAGACAGGCTGGCTGCTCAACATGCACCCG ACTGAGATCCTGGACGAGGACAAACGACTGGTCGGTGCTGTGGATTACTACTTCATCCAGGAGGACGGAAGTCGCTTCAAG GCCGCACTCCCCTTCAAGCCCTACTTCTACATAGCCACTAAAAAG AACTGTGAGAGGGAGGTAATCTCCTACCTCTCCAAGAAGTACCAGGGCAGGCTGTCCAAGCTGGAGGTGATCTCCAAGGAGGACCTGGACCTG CCCAACCACCTGGTGGGCCTGAAGAGGAGCTACGTCAAGCTGTCCTTCAGCACGATGGACGACCTCACCAGGGTCCGCCGGGAGATCGCTCCTGCCGTCCGGAAGAACCGGGAGCGGGAGCAGTCCAACGACGCCTACACCACCATGCTGTCCAG TGCCATGGCGGGCGGCAGCGTgacgatggaggaggaggatgggcgCTACAAGAAGATGTCGGACCAGCTGGACAACGTGGTGGACATGAGGGAGTACGACGTGCCCTACCACGTCCGGGTGTCCATCGACCTGAAGATCCACGTG GCCCACTGGTACAACGTCCGGTACCGCGGCACCGCCTACCCTCCGGAGATCGTCCGCCGGGACGACCTGGTCGAGCGACCC GACCCGGTCGTTCTGGCCTTCGACATCGAGACCACCAAGCTGCCTCTGAAGTTCCCGGACGCAGAGACGGACCAGATCATGATGATCTCCTACATGATCGACGGACAG ggctTCCTCATCACAAACCGAGAGATCGTGTCCGAGGACATCGAGGACTTTGAGTTCACTCCCAAGCCCGAATACGAAGGCCCCTTCACCGTCTTCAACGAGGCCGATGAG GCAGCACTCATTCAGCGGTTCTTCGATCACGTTCTAGAGACCAAGCCCAACATCTTTGTCACGTACAACGGGGACTTCTTTGATTG GCCCTTTGTGGAGACCCGGGCGCTGCAGCACGGCCTCACCATGTACAAGGAGATCGGCTTCCAGAAGGACAACCAGGGGGAGTACAAGTCCTCGCAGGCCATCCACATGGACAGCTTCAG GTGGGTGAAGAGGGACAGCTACCTGCCGGTCGGCAGCCACAACCTGAAGGCGGCGGCGAAGGCCAAGCTGAGCTACGACCCCGTGGAGCTGGACCCCGAGGAGATGTGTCGCATGGCCACCGAGGAGCCACAG ACCTTGGCCACCTACTCTGTGTCGGACGCCGTGGCCACGTACTACCTCTACATGAAGTACGTCCACCCCTTCATCTTCGCCCTCTGCACCATCATCCCCATGGAGCCCGACGAG GTGCTGAGGAAGGGCTCGGGCACGCTGTGCGAGGCTCTGCTGATGGTGCAGGCCTTCCACGCCAACATCGTGTTCCCCAACAAGCAGGAGCAGGTGTTCAACAAGCTGACGGCCGACGGCCACGTGCTGGACTCGGAGACCTACGTGGGCGGGCACGTGGAGGCCCTGGAGTCCGGGGTGTTCCGCAGCGACATCCCCTGCCGCTTCAAGATG AACCCGGCGGCGTTCGACTTCCTGTACCAGCGGGTGGAGATGACCCTGCGCCACGCCatcgaggaagaggagaagatcCCCATGGACCAGGTCACCAACTTTGAGGAG CTGTGTGAGGAGATCAAGGCCAAGCTGGTGTCTCTGAAGGAGGTCCCCAACCGCATAGAGTGCCCCCTCATCTACCATCTGGACGTGGCCGCCATGTACCCCAACATCATCCTCACCAACCGGCTGCAG ccctaCGCCATGGTGGACGAGGCCATCTGCGCCGCCTGCGACTTCAACAAGCCGGGAGCCAACTGCCAGAAGAAGATGTCCtggcagtggaggggggagatcA tgccaGCGAGCCGCAGTGAGTTCCACCGgatccagcagcagctggagtCGGAGAAGTTCCCGCCGTTCTTCCCCAACGGGCCGCCCCGCGCCTTCCACTCTCTGAACCGCGAGGACCAGGCCAAGCACGAGAAGAAACGCCTCGCAG actaCTGTAAGAAGGCCTACAAGAAGGTGCACCACACGCgtctggaggagaaggtgacCACCATCTGCCAGCGGGAGAACTCCTTCTACGTGGACACGGTCCGCGCCTTCAGGGACCGGCGCTACGAGTTCAAGGGCCTGCACAAG GTGTGGAAGAAGAAGCTGTCGTCGGCGCTGGACAGCGGGGACGCGGCGGAGGCCAAGCGCTGCAAGAACATGGAGATCCTGTACGACTCGCTGCAGCTCGCCCACAAGTGCATCCTCAACTCCTTCTACGGCTACGTCATGAGGAAGGG GGCCCGCTGGTACTCCATGGAGATGGCGGGCATCGTGTGTTTCACCGGAGCCAACATCATCACCCAGGCCAGGGAGCTCATCGAGCAGATTGG ACGCCCGCTGGAGCTGGACACAGACGGGATCTGGTGCGTTCTCCCCAACACCTTCCCGGAGAACTTTGTGGTGAAGACGAGCCTGGAGAAGAAGTCGAAGGTGACCATCTCGTACCCGGGCGCCATGCTGAACATCCTGGTGAAGGAGGGCTTCACCAACGATCAGTACCAGGAGCTGGTCGACCCCGCCACGCTCACCTACGCCACGCGCGCCGAGAACAGCATCTTCTTCGAGGTGGACGGGCCGTACCTCGCCATGATCCTGCCCGCCTCCAAGGAGGAGGGCAAGAAGCTGAAGAAGAG GTACGCTGTGTTCAACGAGGACGGCTCCCTGGCCGAGCTGAAGGGCTTCGAGGTGAAGAGGAGGGGCGAGCTCCAGCTCATCAAGATCTTCCAGTCCTCCGTGTTCGAGTCGTTCCTGAAGGGCACCACCCTGGACGAGGTCTACGCCTCCGTGGCCAAGGTGGCCGACTACTGGCTGGACGTGCTCTACAGCAAG GCGGCCAACATGCCGGATGCGGAGCTGTTCGAGCTGATCTCGGAGAACCGCTCCATGTCGCGGCGCCTGGAGGACTACGGCGAGCAGAAGTCCACGTCCATCAGCACGGCCAAGCGGCTGGCCGAGTTCCTGGGCGACCAGATGGTGAAGGACGCCGGCCTCAGCTGCCGCTACGTCATCTCCAGGAAGCCCGAGGGGGCCCCCGTCACCGAGAG AGCCATCCCCATGGCCATCTTCCAGGCCGAGCCCAGCGTGAAGAAGCACTTCCTGAGGAAGTGGCTGAAGACCCCCGCCCTGCACGACATGGACATCCGCACG ATCCTGGACTGGAACTACTACATCGAGAGGCTGGGCAGCACCATCCAGAAGATCATCACCATCCCAGCAGCCCTGCAACAG GTGAAGAACCCGGTCCCCAGGGTCCGCCACCCCGACTGGCTCCACAAGAAGCTCCTGGAGAAGAACGACATCTACAAGCAGAAGAAGATCAGCGAGCTGTTCACCAGCGAGGGCAAGAGACAG gtggccCACCAGCCCCTCCAGCCCGGCGAGGCAGCAGACCTGGAGGACTTcggccgccccccccgccccctgcagcCGGCCGTGCTGATCAGCACCAAGCGGCGCCGCGCCTCCCAGGGGGAGGAGAGCCAGGGGGTGTCCCAGGACCTGGAGCTCACCCAGTCCTGGAGGGAGATCCtgggggccccgcccccccagggcACCACCCAG gagGAGCGTCTGGTGTGGCTGCGGTACCACAAGAAGAAGTGGGAGCTGCAGCTGAGGCAGAGGAAGgagcggaggaagaggaggaggctgggggacGGGGAGGCCCAGCccgtgggggggggcgtgatCCGGGACGCGCCCACCACCGGCCTGGGGGGCTTCCTGCGCCGGACGGCCCGCAGCATCCTGGACATGCCGTGGCAGATCGTGCAG atAGCGGAGACGGCCCAGCCAGGCCTGTACCGTCTGTGGGCCGTGATGGGCAACGACCTCCACTGCATGAAGCTGCACATCCCCCGCGTCTTCTATGTCAACCAGAAGGTCCCCAAGCAGGAGGACGGGGCCAACTACCGCAAG GTGAACAGGATGTTGCCGCGCTCCAACATCGTGTACTTCCTGTACGAGTACTCCGTGCCGGAGGACATGTACCAGGAGCACATCAACGAGATCAACGCAGACCTCGCCGCGCCCGACATCGAGGGGGTCTACGAGACACAG gtgcccCTCCTGTTCCGTGCCCTGGTGCAGCTGGGCTGTGTCTGTATGGTCAACAAGCAGGCGCTGCGGACGCTGGCCGGCCGCGAGGCCGACACCTTCGAGCTGGAGAACCTGGAGATGAGGTCGCTGGCCCAGTTCAGCTACCTGGAGCCCG ggAGCATCCGCCACATCTACCTGTACCACCACAGCCAGGGACACAAGGCCCTGTTCGGAGTGTTCATCCCCTCGCAGCGCAAGGCCAGCATCTTCATCCTGGACACGGtacccgtc
- the p2rx2 gene encoding P2X purinoceptor 2: protein MGLLGFFKDYILGFLDYETPKVMVVRNRNLGVIYRGVQFLVITYFIWYVFIKEKAYQDFESGLESSVTTKMKGTAVQGGLVHDSEEYAHPSEGFEVMSTTVRRDVTHDQRQATCAEHFSVPNANCTEDSDCSEGEVDFDGHGPRTGRCVPYYDQSFRTCEIQAWCPVEEYAAVREPPLLEAFNFTIVIKNAIRFPKFNVSRANVKDFPKKRKLSQYLARCHYHAVTEPYCPVFRLGYIAHRAGQDWAELCQTGGVIGVFINWQCDFDLNTAKCKPTYSFRLLDTRKDLPTAGYYYRSDTPPPLLQV from the exons ATGGGGCTGCTAGGCTTCTTCAAGGATTACATCCTGGGCTTCCTGGACTATGAGACCCCcaaggtgatggtggtgaggaACCGCAACCTGGGAGTCATCTACAGGGGGGTCCAGTTCCTGGTCATCACCTATTTCATCTG GTACGTCTTCATCAAGGAGAAGGCCTACCAGGACTTTGAGTCGGGCCTGGAGAGCTCGGTGACCACGAAGATGAAGGGCACAGCGGTGCAGGGCGGCCTGGTGCACGACTCTGAGGAGTACGCACACCCCTCAGAG GGGTTCGAGGTGATGAGCACCACGGTGAGACGAGACGTCACCCACGACCAGAGACAGGCCACCTGCGCTGAG CATTTCTCCGTCCCAAACGCCAACTGCACCGAGGATTCAGACTGtagtgagggagaggtggacTTCGATGGCCACG GCCCGAGGACGGGCCGCTGCGTCCCGTACTACGACCAGAGCTTCCGGACGTGTGAGATCCAGGCGTGGTGCCCGGTGGAGGAGTACGCTGCCGTACG GGAGCCCCCGTTGCTGGAGGCCTTCAACTTCACCATCGTCATCAAGAACGCGATCCGCTTCCCCAAGTTTAACGTGTCCAG AGCGAACGTCAAGGACTTTCCGAAGAAGCGGAAGCTGTCCCAGTACCTGGCGCGCTGCCACTACCACGCGGTGACGGAGCCGTACTGCCCCGTGTTCCGGCTGGGCTACATCGCCCACCGGGCCGGGCAGGACTGGGCCGAGCTCTGCCAgacg GGCGGCGTCATCGGGGTCTTCATCAACTGGCAGTGTGACTTTGACCTCAACACGGCCAAATGCAAGCCCACCTACTCCTTCCGTCTGCTGGACACCAGGAAGGACCTTCCCACCGCCGGCTACTACTACAGGtctgataccccccccccactactaCAGGtctga
- the pes gene encoding pescadillo, with protein sequence MGGVQKKKFDRGAATNYITRNRARKKLQLSLADFRRLCILKGIYPHEPKHKKKVNRGSTAPRTFYLMKDIRFLLHEPIVGKFREYKIFVRKLRKAYGKSEWSGVTRLKDNKPVYKLDHIIKERYPTFIDALRDVDDALSMGFLFSTFARTGKCHVQTIQLCRRLTVEWMNYVITSRALKKVFLSIKGIYYQAEVLGQTITWLVPYQFSHDHPTDVDYRVMATFTEMYTTLMGFINFRLYSSLNLVYPPKLDSKASGALLKGEDDGDYALDSESYMEKLSALSSCLARVVSSVEEDEAQMDHFPVEGEDVEQMEAREKEHKEQEAQRRLFEGLKFFVNREVPRESLAFVLRCFGAQVSWDKSLCIGAAYDVTDETITHHIADRPNMEKQYINRYYIQPQWVYDSINSKICLPVEDYFLGVTLPPHLSPFVEEKEGDYVPPEKLRIMALQRGEAIVQDEDEEDDEDDDDDEDEEEEEEEEEEEEQEDEQNLKKMETQRSQGKSLSVKVTPGKVKKEDRGRLEQEEKAEEKRLAIMMMKKKEKYLYDKIMFGKKRKVREANKLTAKRKAHDDASKTDKKKKAKKQ encoded by the exons ATGGGAGGCGTTCAAAAGAAAAAG TTCGATAGGGGAGCGGCCACCAACTACATCACCAGGAACAGAGCCCGCAAGAAGCTGCAGCTCAGCCTGGCCGACTTCAG GCGTCTGTGCATCCTGAAGGGCATCTACCCCCATGAGCCCAAACACAAGAAGAAGGTCAACAGGGGCTCCACGGCCCCCCGCACCTTCTACCTGATGAAGGACATCCGCTTCCTGCTGCACGAGCCAATCGTTGGCAAGTTCAGAGAGTAcaag ATCTTTGTCCGCAAACTCCGGAAGGCGTACGGAAAGTCTGAGTGGAGCGGAGTCACCAGGCTGAAGGACAACAAGCCCGTCTACAAGCTGGACCACATCATCAAGGAGAG GTACCCCACCTTCATCGACGCCCTCCGTGACGTGGACGACGCCCTCTCCATGGGCTTCCTATTCTCCACCTTCGCCCGCACGGGCAAGTGCCACGTCCAGACCATCCAGCTGTGCAGGCGGCTGACCGTGGAGTGGATGAACTATGTGATCACCTCGCGCGCCCTCAAAaag GTGTTCCTCTCCATCAAGGGGATCTATTACCAGGCTGAGGTCCTGGGACAGACCATCACCTGGCTGGTGCCTTACCAGTTCTCCCACGAC cacccCACCGACGTGGACTACAGGGTCATGGCCACCTTCACAGAGATGTACACCACTCTCATGGGCTTCATCAACTTCCGCCTGTACAGTTCCCTCAACCTGGTGTACCCCCCCAAG ttGGACTCCAAGGCCAGCGGGGCGTTGCTGAAGGGGGAGGATGACGGCGACTACGCCCTGGACTCTGAGAGCTACATGGAG AAACTGTCGGCGCTGAGCTCCTGCCTGGCCCGGGTGGTCTCCTccgtggaggaggacgaggcgcAGATGGACCACTTCCCAGTGGAGGGG GAGGATGTGGAGCAGATGGAGGCCAGGGAGAAGGAACACAAGGAGCAGGAGGCCCAGAGGAGGCTCTTCGAAGGCCTCAAGTTCTTCGTCAACAGAGAAGTGCCCAGAGAGTCTCTGGCCTTCGTCCTCAG GTGTTTCGGCGCGCAGGTGTCCTGGGACAAGTCTCTGTGCATCGGCGCCGCGTACGACGTCACGGACGAGACCATCACCCACCACATCGCCGACCGGCCCAACATGGAGAAGCAGTACATCAACAG GTACTACATCCAGCCCCAGTGGGTCTACGACTCCATCAACTCAAAGATCTGCCTCCCGGTGGAGGACTACTTCCTCGGGGTCACgctgcccccccacctctcccccttcgtggaggaaaaggagggagaCTACGTCCCCCCGGAGAAGCTCAGGATCATGGCCCTGCAGCGGGGCGAGGCCATAG TGCAAgacgaggatgaggaagacgacgaagatgatgatgatgacgaagacgaggaggaagaggaggaagaagaggaagaggaggagcaggaagatgaACAGAATCTGAAGAAGATGGAGACGCAGCGGTCCCAGGGCAAG TCGCTCTCAGTGAAGGTGACCCCCGGCAAGGTGAAGAAGGAGGACCGTGGGcggctggagcaggaggagaaggcggaggaGAAGCGTCTGGCCatcatgatgatgaagaagaaggagaagtaCCTCTACGACAAGATCATGTTCGGGAAGAAACGCAAAGTCCGCGAG GCGAACAAGCTGACCGCCAAGAGGAAGGCCCACGACGACGCCAGCAAGAcagacaagaagaagaaggccaAGAAGCAGTAG